Part of the Pseudomonadota bacterium genome is shown below.
GGGCTGACATGGGATAGCATTTCTCAACGCCTTGAGTATTTTGAATCGGCAAGCAGGTCAACACTGACAGGCCGTAGCACCCAAGGCTCGCAAAGGTTTTTAGATCAGCTTGAATGCCAGCTCCACCTGATCCGTCAAAGCCGGCAATGGTTAGGATTTTATGCATAATTGCTCTCCTATAGATTTTTGTATCTGCTTTGCGGTTTTAGATGGACTACCTGAATCATGCAGAGCTCCGATGACTGCGATTCCGCTAGCTCCTGCTGCTATGACTGATGCAGCATTAAAAACGTCAATTCCTCCAATTCCAACGACCGGATACCTCGATTGCTTGGAGAGTTTTTGAACGCCCTCAAGCTCCCACTTGGTTTTGATATCTTGTTTGTTAGATGTTGCAAAAACTGAGCTTGCAGCAACATAATCAAGCGCATCGGTGGAGTTTGCTCGGTGCAGATCATCCATTGACTCGATTGATATACCAATGATTTTGCTTGGCCCTATTTTTTCTCTGGCCAAAATTGGACACAGATCCGTTTGGCCAAGGTGTACGCCAGCAGCATTCACTTTCAAAGCTAGATCCACATGATCATTGATGATGAGGGGAATAGAATAGTCGTTCAGTAGATTTGCAAGGGCAAAGGCAAATTCTTCTCGGGCATTTGGCGGGCTGATTTTGTCACGCAATTGAACAGCTGAAACACCATTGGTGATGCAGGATTCAACAAACTCCAAATACTGTGTCAGAGATTGCCCTTTGCGATCTGTGACTAATATGAATCTTAGAGATTCCTGCATGTTTACCCCTTAAGTTACCAGGGGGCGCAGGATGGAGCATAAGCGTTTGGCAGACAATTGCCTACAGACCAAAAACTTGCAAACTCAATTCCTACGCCAGCATTACCTGGATCAGGTTTACGGGTATTTCTCAGCCCCAGTTAAGGGACACCCCGATGAGTTACGATGGTTTAGATGATATCGCGATTGTGGGAAATGTCAAATTATAGATGCAGGTATTCAATTTGTATTTTTCATTTTACGCATCATAAACAAGTCATCTTCATAGAAAAACGGAAAATTGTCTGGCAAATCTTCCTTAGAAACAACCTCAAACCCATTTTTCAAATAAAATCTCTTTGCAGCAATTGCCTCATTTTCCTTGGTGCTAAGATAAAAACACATATCTTTGTGCCCACATGAGAACAATACTTGTGCCAACAGATTGTCTAACAAGAATTGAGCCACTCCGCGCCTACGAAAGGCTTTGCTGACAAACATGCGTTTGAGGACAAAACAAGCATCACCCAACTTCTCGCAAGCAATAGTTCCAATGACTTGATCATTATGGATTGCAACGAAAAACCGGCCTCCAGCCTGCATATATGATTTTTCAATTTCCTTGAGGTCTGGAAAGTCCTCTTTTCTGACATTGAATTGATACTCATTTGTCCAGATATTGAACAACAGTTTGGTAACAGCGTCAGAGTCTTCATCAGTGGCTGGTCGGATGAATATGCCTAGGATTTGTTGCTTTTGGTTTTCCATACCCTGTGTCCTCACACCAAATAATCTTCAACCAGCTGCATACATGTTTCGGTAAACGGCTTTGAGTGATCAATGCACGCTTTTAGGCCCTTAATCGCCTCCACAATTTCATCAGGCAAACTCTGTGCGATCTCATCCTCACCTGGCCAGGATTGATCTCGAGTTTCTTTATCAGGCCAACGTGAGTAAGCCAGCCAACTGCCGTCTTCAACCTTGTGCAGGCAAGAACCTATTGCTCCACGCGAGGCGATGAAATACTGAGCAATCTTATTCCAGCAAGCTTTGTATGTGTCTTCTGAGCCTTCTTTGATAAACCCTTGGTAGATGACGGCAAATTCACTCATGCAAACCTCTATTTTATGCTGTTGGTTGAGAAGCCTTTATCTCTTTTCGCGGACACAAATAAACAAGACAAACCGCCAGAAGTAAATTAGCCAACCATCGATCAACATGATTCAGGGATACAAACAGAAATGGTTGTTCCATGCCAAGTGTGTAATTCAAGATAAGGTCCATCAAGGGCTGTCGAACTAACTCTCCTTTAAGGCCCAAAAGGATAGCTGTTACTAGCAAAACCTTCATCAAATTGGACTTGCCCGGAATCAAATGCTGAGCGTGGTAGTAGAAAAACACCAACAATCCAACGGTGAAAAAAGCGGTAGCATAGGCTGAATACATGATGATTGGTGGATAGTTGGAGGAATCTGGATTTACATTCATGCCCTGGGCCATCGTATCTAAAATTGGCTTTGCCCACTCCAAAACGTATATGTGGGTTGTTAAAGCCAAAACTGTTGCGATGGATACGCATATGAAGGCTTGGAAGTTTTTTCTCTGGTTCATTATCTAACCGAATCTGATGTTTGCCGTGTGATTCTTTTTTAGCAAACTTACCGGACTTACGATACCCAATTACCAAAGCAGAGTTTTGCATTTTTTTATTGATGCAATATGGTAGCTGCATTTCTGTAGCTTCAGGATACAAAGGTTTAAATTTTAATCTTGATGCAGGTAGCATTCTAACCTAAGGACTCAAGCAAAAATAAAATTGACAATTTTATTAAAATCCCATATATGTATGGGCATGTTAGATTCAGTTGCCCAGCATGAATATCAGAATGGCACAATACGGGTGGAGGTGATTGCTCTTGGACCAATTTGGCCAACTGTTCCGCTTGTTCAACCAACCGATGAATGGTAGCTGCATGCTTCTTCATAAATGTCAGGAAATTAATGGCAACTCTGTCTCCGCTCGGCTTAGATTCAATTAACGGGTAGAGCCCGCGCACGGCTTGTCGCCATTTGGATGCATAAGATTCGTGCCGGAGCTTAGTTTGAATTGCAGGAGGCACTTTAATTGAAAATTTCTATAGTCAGTCCCTTTAATATCTTTAAAAGCCACATTGTGCTTGTCCATTTTGCCGGCTTAATCAGTAGCAAATATCTGTACTCTCCATGCTGAAAAACAATCTCATGAGGGCCATACACCTTTGATCGATAGGCATGATAAAAATCCATACTACCAATCCTTTTAAGGTCATAGATAAATTTTTGGGTGGTATCTGGCTTTGGTGGAAACGTACATGCAGCAGAGGAATTTTGATGTACTTTGAGTAAGTGAATTGTGCTGCCTTTGTGTGCTTCACTCTCGTAAACAAAGTCGAACCGGCTTGTCTTTGATGGCACTTCTTCAGAGTGATACGCAAAGACTGAATTTAGCTTATAGCCAACACCCCTTTGGCAATGCAATTTGACCTTGCAGTGCTACGTCCGGAATCTCATTTGGCATATAGGCTGTTTGCAACAAAATGCCACTCTTTGCAACAGGAAAAGCCCAAAAACTGATGGGAACATACAGTGTGTGGATAGCCATAGCTTAACTCTGCAAAACTCTTCGAAAGCACTTGGGTTGCATGATTCCGATTCACAGGTTGTAAGTGTGATGCAATTTGCAACAGCTCCTGATCTGAAAATCTACCGCTCTGCACAACGATTTCTACGGTTGTCCTGCCTTTGATCAGTGAAGCAGCTCTTTGATTTCTGTAATTAACTCCGACCCAAAAAAT
Proteins encoded:
- the thiE gene encoding thiamine phosphate synthase — protein: MQESLRFILVTDRKGQSLTQYLEFVESCITNGVSAVQLRDKISPPNAREEFAFALANLLNDYSIPLIINDHVDLALKVNAAGVHLGQTDLCPILAREKIGPSKIIGISIESMDDLHRANSTDALDYVAASSVFATSNKQDIKTKWELEGVQKLSKQSRYPVVGIGGIDVFNAASVIAAGASGIAVIGALHDSGSPSKTAKQIQKSIGEQLCIKS
- a CDS encoding GNAT family N-acetyltransferase; this encodes MENQKQQILGIFIRPATDEDSDAVTKLLFNIWTNEYQFNVRKEDFPDLKEIEKSYMQAGGRFFVAIHNDQVIGTIACEKLGDACFVLKRMFVSKAFRRRGVAQFLLDNLLAQVLFSCGHKDMCFYLSTKENEAIAAKRFYLKNGFEVVSKEDLPDNFPFFYEDDLFMMRKMKNTN